The DNA region CGCGGGTCCTGCATCGCCGATTCGAAGCCGCGGTCGCAGACTTCACGTGAGGGAAACTCGAGCCACGAGAAGACGATGGCTTCACCCGGTTCCGCCTGCACTGCGCGGCGGAAATCGGTCAGCTTGCCGTCGGGCACATCCGCCTCCCAGGTCTCGACCACACGCGTTGCGCCATGGTCGCGGAAGATCGACGCCATCAGCGTCGAGAAGCGCAGATATTCCTCCTTCCGTGACTGCGGCACCGCCGCGACGAATCCGCTGACATAGCTCATCCGAACCTCCCTTAGGCTGACCAACGAAATGTAGATCGACTAAATGTTGATATGAAATCTTTTCTTGGCCGGCCTTGCCTTCCCCGCGCCATCCCGCCACCTTCGGCGCATGGAACGTGCGGAGGCACCATGATCGACCTGCATTACTGGCCGACCCCGAACGGATGGAAGATCACTATCGCGCTGGCCGAATTGGGCCTGCCCTACAACCTGCACCTCGTGAACATCGGTGCGGGCGAACAGTTCCGCCCCGAGTTCCTGGCGATTGCCCCGAACAACCGGATGCCCGCCATAGTGGACAGCGAGGGGCCGGATGGCGCGCCGGTCTCGATCTTTGAAAGCGGGGCGATCCTGCAATATCTGGCTCGCAAGACGGGGATGTTCTACGGCGCAACGGAGCGTGACCGCATCGCGGTGGACCAGTGGCTAATGTGGCAGATGGGCGGGGTCGGGCCGATGGCCGGCCAGGCGCACCACTTCCTGCACTATGCCCCTGACCTGGACCCTCCGCAGGTTCTGCCCTACGCGCAGAACCGCTATCGCAACGAGGTGGCGCGGCTTTACGGCGTGCTGGACCGGCAACTGGCGCGGCACCGCTATGCGGCGGGAGATTTTCTTTCGATTGCCGATTTCGCGAT from Neotabrizicola shimadae includes:
- a CDS encoding DUF1428 domain-containing protein gives rise to the protein MSYVSGFVAAVPQSRKEEYLRFSTLMASIFRDHGATRVVETWEADVPDGKLTDFRRAVQAEPGEAIVFSWLEFPSREVCDRGFESAMQDPRTPKDMPFDGKRMIFGGFDKILEG
- a CDS encoding glutathione S-transferase N-terminal domain-containing protein codes for the protein MIDLHYWPTPNGWKITIALAELGLPYNLHLVNIGAGEQFRPEFLAIAPNNRMPAIVDSEGPDGAPVSIFESGAILQYLARKTGMFYGATERDRIAVDQWLMWQMGGVGPMAGQAHHFLHYAPDLDPPQVLPYAQNRYRNEVARLYGVLDRQLARHRYAAGDFLSIADFAIWPWAQGWERQEQTLRDKPHFVRWLQELGERPGFIAGKAVASDRRSANTDRKAQDILFGKQKP